The proteins below are encoded in one region of Deltaproteobacteria bacterium:
- a CDS encoding MotA/TolQ/ExbB proton channel family protein has protein sequence MYSFNVVEFFVKGGIFMYPITLCSIISLGIFMERLWNVRRKKIIPNTFLEKVEAFLKNNKTGESIGYCESHNSPIARILHTGIKNRERSRETLKGVMEEAGRKETVRLFKNVEALSTIASISTLLGLLGTISGMIKIFAVISHEAIVNPTALAGGISEALNTTAYGLTVAIPTIIFYKYLYSRVQALILSIEESSLYILDILKME, from the coding sequence ATGTATTCATTTAATGTCGTAGAATTCTTTGTAAAGGGCGGGATATTCATGTATCCGATAACCCTTTGCTCAATTATATCTCTCGGTATATTTATGGAAAGACTCTGGAATGTAAGACGGAAAAAGATTATACCAAACACCTTTCTTGAAAAGGTAGAGGCATTTCTTAAAAACAACAAAACAGGAGAGTCAATCGGATATTGTGAAAGTCATAATTCTCCAATAGCAAGGATACTTCATACAGGTATAAAAAACCGTGAAAGAAGCAGAGAGACTTTAAAGGGTGTGATGGAGGAGGCAGGGAGAAAGGAGACGGTCAGGCTGTTTAAAAATGTTGAGGCGCTTTCAACCATTGCAAGCATATCCACGCTTCTTGGTTTATTGGGCACAATATCAGGCATGATAAAGATTTTTGCTGTCATATCACATGAGGCTATAGTAAATCCTACAGCGCTTGCAGGCGGTATATCAGAGGCGCTCAATACAACAGCATACGGACTTACTGTGGCAATACCTACAATCATATTTTATAAATACCTTTACTCAAGAGTGCAGGCATTGATTTTATCAATAGAAGAATCCTCTCTGTATATTCTGGATATTCTAAAAATGGAATAG